In a single window of the Coffea eugenioides isolate CCC68of chromosome 3, Ceug_1.0, whole genome shotgun sequence genome:
- the LOC113766047 gene encoding LRR receptor-like serine/threonine-protein kinase GSO2, producing the protein MNCYFPCLLIHFLQACIASTTPPNITTDQSALLSLKPLITSDPLAKNWSVAFPVCQWTGVTCGARRQRVTSLNISNMGFTGMIPPTLGNLSFLVSLDLSGNDFDGQLPHELAHLRRLRFLNLGINDFSGEIPSWFGYSFPKLQYLNLANNSFLGSIPPSIFSNISTLEQLQLSFNNLEGTIPKEIGKLHNLKKLICERNQLSGSLPSEIFNVSSLEIIALRANHLSGSLPSDMCRRLQKLFWLNLSENKFNGEILSTLSQCSALQSLSLSYNNFTGIIPNEIGNLTELQLLYLGSNNLDGTLLFLASREGIGVVCSLQKQFHGVVCSRLWLNDIALI; encoded by the coding sequence ATGAATTGTTACTTTCCATGTTTGCTTATTCATTTTCTCCAGGCTTGCATTGCCTCGACTACCCCACCCAATATCACAACTGATCAATCTGCTCTTCTTTCATTGAAACCTCTAATCACTTCAGATCCCTTAGCCAAAAACTGGTCTGTGGCATTTCCTGTATGTCAATGGACAGGAGTCACTTGTGGTGCTCGTCGACAAAGAGTCACTTCTCTGAATATTTCAAACATGGGTTTTACAGGGATGATACCTCCAACCCTTGGGAATCTATCTTTCTTGGTTTCTCTCGACCTGAGTGGAAACGATTTCGATGGCCAACTACCCCATGAATTAGCACATTTACGCCGATTAAGATTCCTTAATCTAGGAATCAATGACTTCAGTGGAGAGATTCCATCATGGTTTGGGTATTCTTTCCCGAAACTCCAATACCTGAACCTTGCAAACAATAGTTTTCTCGGTTCTATTCCACCCTCAATATTTTCTAATATATCAACTCTAGAGCAGTTGCAGTTGTCATTCAATAATCTAGAAGGGACTATTCCAAAAGAGATTGGAAAGCTTCACAATCTGAAGAAATTGATCTGCGAACGTAACCAGCTTTCAGGGTCTCTACCATCTGAGATCTTCAATGTCTCCTCCCTTGAAATAATTGCATTACGAGCCAACCATCTATCCGGTAGTCTTCCTAGTGATATGTGTCGCAGACTCCAGAAACTCTTCTGGCTTAACCTATCGGAGAACAAGTTCAACGGTGAAATACTATCAACGTTGTCTCAATGCTCAGCACTTCAATCGCTATCCTTGTCATACAACAATTTCACTGGGATCATACCAAATGAAATTGGGAACTTGACGGAACTCCAGCTTCTTTATCTTGGTTCTAACAATTTAGATGGTACGCTATTGTTTCTTGCCTCTAGGGAGGGGATCGGGGTTGTCTGCAGTTTGCAGAAGCAATTTCATGGTGTGGTCTGTAGCCGGCTCTGGTTGAATGACATTGCCTTGATCTAG